The following coding sequences lie in one Miscanthus floridulus cultivar M001 chromosome 9, ASM1932011v1, whole genome shotgun sequence genomic window:
- the LOC136480176 gene encoding vegetative cell wall protein gp1-like, which yields MNGKPSPTCSLSAAPRVPPPPTPTSAAASHASANAHGRSLLSSRRRPAPPLLSSRRRPAPVPPLLAPCRPGSAASSPPAGGRPRPLPSLPRAAPDPPPPLLPPTAGSSPPLLPPAAGLGLSPPRPAPPRIHPQWPSPARAQRGWAPPVAGAMPAHQCCIRYQREEAKIQAWINLESAKAEAQSRKLESALLFKLRLHI from the exons ATGAATGGGAAACCCAGTCCAACCTGCTCTCTCTCTGCTGCCCCTCGCGTGCCGCCGCCTCCCACGCCAACGTCCGCCGCTGCCTCCCATGCCAGCGCCAACGCCCATGGccgctccctcctctcctcccgccggcggccggcccctcccctcctctcctcccgtcGGCGgccggccccggtccctcccctcCTTGCCCCGTGCCGCCCCGGATCCGCCGCCTCCTCTcctcccgccggcggccggccccgaCCCCTCCCCTCCTTGCCCCGTGCTGCCCCGGATCCGCCACCTCCTCTCCTCCCGCCGACGGCCggctcctcccctcctctcctcccgccgGCCGCTGGCCTCGGCCTCTCCCCTCCTCGCCCCGCGCCGCCCCGGATCCACCCACAGTGGCCGTCCCCGGCCAGAGCGCAGCGTGGCTGGGCTCCGCCGGTGGCCGGCGCCATGCCTGCTCACCAGTGCTGCATCAG GTATCAGAGGGAAGAGGCAAAGATCCAGGCTTGGATTAACCTGGAAAGCGCCAAGGCTGAAGCACAATCAAGAAAGCTGGAG TCTGCATTATTGTTCAAGTTGAGATTACACATTTAG